In Nymphaea colorata isolate Beijing-Zhang1983 chromosome 5, ASM883128v2, whole genome shotgun sequence, one genomic interval encodes:
- the LOC116254473 gene encoding uncharacterized protein LOC116254473, producing the protein MAYVDHAFSISDEDALEPSGAVQNRSPVREVSLAIALLVFGTLSIAFGLYMASNKIGGDRIHGIFFAGLGSALFLPGFYYTRIAYYAYKGYKGFSFSNIPPV; encoded by the exons ATGGCTTACGTCGATCACGCGTTCTCCATATCAGACGAGGACGCGTTGGAACCGTCCGGCGCCGTCCAGAATCGTTCCCCTGTAAGGGAGGTCTCCCTTGCCATTGCCCTCCTTGTCTTTGGGACCCTATCGATCGCCTTCGGTCTCTACATGGCCTCTAACAAGATCGGCGGCGATAGAATTCATG GTATCTTCTTTGCGGGATTAGGATCAGCTCTTTTTCTTCCTGGGTTTTATTACACAAGGATTGCATACTACGCATACAAGGGTTACAAGGGATTCTCATTCTCAAATATTCCACCAGTATAG